Sequence from the Flavobacterium sp. J372 genome:
CGATAGGTATGGGTGGCAGCGGTTCAGCGACAGATAAAGCTATTGTTTGGCTCAGTTTCAACGTACATGGCAATGAACCTGCGGCAGCCGAAAGTGCCATGACCGTAGCTTATGAGCTTTTGAACCCCGAAAATACTGAAACAAAAAAGTGGCTGGAGAATACTATCGTGATACTCGACCCATGCCTAAACCCTGATGGATACTCACGTTACGGCAATTGGCTGCGCGATGTTACCGGTAAAGAAACACACCCCGGACTCACCGACCGGGAACATATGGAACCCTGGCCGGGCGGGCGCCAAAACCACTACGCCTATGACCTGAACCGTGACTGGGCATGGCAAACGCAGATTGAGACGCAGCAGCGTATACGCCTGTATAACAGCTGGATGCCGATGGTTCATGTTGATGTACACGAAATGGGTTACAACGAGCCGTATTTTTTCCCACCGGCGGCTGAGCCTTTCCACGATTTTATCACGCCGGCACAGCGGGATTTCCACAATAAAATAGGCGAGGCCACATCAAAGAAGTTTGACACTAAAGGCTGGAATTACTATACACGAGAGCGTTTTGACCTTTTCTACCCAAGCTATGGCGATACCTACCCGAGTTTCAACGGGGCGGTTGGTATGACTTACGAGCAGGGCGGAATTGGCGCCGGGCGAGCTGTAACCATGAAAAATGGCAGTATCCTGACGCTTCGGGACCGCATCACGCACCACGCAACGGCAGTTTTGGCGGCGGTGGAGACGGCTTCTTGGCAAAAAGACAAGCTGGTGAAAAACTTCCGAAACTATTTTAAAGACAGCCGCGAAAACCCGAAAGGAAAGTACAGAACCTACATCGTTAAAAATAGCGCTAAGTCAGCACAACTGGCTGATCTGCTGAATACAAACAAAATTGAATTTTCTTATGCCGATGAGACAAAAAAACTAAACGGCTACCACTATCAAAGTGATGCTGTGAAAGATTTTACGCTAGAGCCAAATGACCTTATTATCAGGGCAAACCAGCCAAAAGCGATACTTGCGCAAGTACTGTTTGAGCCTGCTCAACACCTAACTGACAGCCTTTCTTATGACATTACAGCGTGGGCATTACCTCATGCCTACGGTACTGAAAGCTACGCACTTGCAAAAGATTTAAGCGCTAAAACGAAAAAAGAAATTTCGCAAAAAGGTAAGCTTGAATTTGAAAGAGCCTATGCTTTCTACATACCTTGGGGTGGGCGTGATGCCTTGAAATTGCTCGCACAACTGCATAAAAATGGAGTGAAAGTACGTTCTGCACGAAAGGCTGCTGCATTCAGGGGTATTAAGGTTAAGCCGGGTGACCTCATTGTGATGAAAGGTGATAACGCTTCGATGGCAAATTTTGAAGCGTCTATGGAAGTATTGCTGATGGATAAGCCTGATTATGAGGTTATCGAAAGTGGTTACTCGATAAACGGAGGTGACCTCGGCGGGGAATTTTATCCATTGCTAACTGCTCCTAAAGTACTGTTGCTTTCGGGCAGTGATGTAAGTGCGACAGATTTCGGACAGGTATGGTTTTTCATGGATGAAGTAGCCGAATACCCGGTAAGCATTGTAGATGTTGCTAATTTCGGAAGGATAAAATTTAATGAATATAATACACTGGTGCTTGCCAATGGCTGGTATAGCCTGAGTGATAGCCAGAAAAAAACCATTGACAGCTTTATTGAAAATGGTGGCAGAGTTATAGCGATAGGCTCGGCATTGGATATTTTTGACAGCAGGGAAGGGTATAGCCTGGCTAAATTTGCCAGTGATGACGATAAGGCTGCCGAAGCTAAAGAAGCTGAGGATGAGGCGATGAAAGCGCGCTTTCTGGATTACCAGAATGCTGAACGCAGGGCTATAAGCGGCGCTGTGCCGGGCGCAATTGTTGAGAACGTGCTTGACGCTTCACATCCTTTAAGTTATGGCTTAGGCAACCGCTATTTCAGCCTTAAGACCAGTGAGCAGCATTATCAATTAATTAAAGGAGCCTGGAATGTGGCATATGTGCCGAAAGGTTATAAAAATTTCGGCTTTATTGGCCGCAGCCTTAGGAAAAAGCTTGAAAACACTGTGACTTTTGCTGTTGAGCAAAAGGGTAGGGGACAAGTAATTTATATGGTTGATAATCCGCTTTTCAGGGGTTTCTGGGAAAATGGAAACATATTGTTTGGTAATGCGCTGTTTCTAGTCGATTGATATGAAGAAGGTTGTATTATATATTTCCTGTTACCTTCCGGTTTTAAGCTGGTTATTGCTCTTTGCTCCATTCCGTTATAGCGAAATTTATGAAGAAGCTTTCGGCAGGCCGGATTCTTCGGTTGTGGTAAGCGAAAATGGCTTCGGCTTTCTTTTTAATCCGTACACGGTACATCCAAGTATTGAAAAGCTTATGCAAGTTATCACAATTGTTATTATTTCTGGGCTGGTGTTGCAATTGGTAGCTTGGTTTTTCGGGAAAACCGCCATAATACGGTCTCTTGCCATAGCTGTTATGGTTGCATTACTTATCGGGATAAAAACTGAGATATTGCAGGTATTCAGGTGGTTTAGCCTTGTTCCTTTTGCTAAAACAGGCTGGGGATATTTTGCCCTTATTGTATGTCAAATTATAACGTTTTTGTTTGTTAGCAGTCACAATCGCTTTCGCTACAATAAGTATTAATTACGTCTTCAAGCATTTCTTTTGTAAGGGGCTTTGTCTTAAAATCTGAAAGCAAGCCATGAGTCCTGGCACGTACAATATCATCAGGATTGTCAGATGTTGTAAGCATTACAACAATCATGGCATTCTGCAGGCTATTGTCAAGCAGTTTATAATGCTCTATGAACTCCCAGCCATCCATACCCGGCATGTTGATATCAAGAAAAATAAGTTCCGGCTGAAGAAGTTTGTTTCCTGCTTTTATGTGGTCAATTGCTGCCTGTCCTGATTCCATGGCAATAACTTCTTTGGCAGCATTATTCTTTCGAATTACCCGCTCATGGAAAAAATTGTCAATCTTATTATCATCAATAAGCATTATACAGTTAAGCTGCTTCATTGTGTAGTGAAATTTAATATTGTAAATATAAATGCTGTTCCTTTCCCCGGTTCAGACTCCACCCATATCTTGCCACCGTGCATTTCAGCAATTTTTTTGCAGTTTGCAAGGCCAATTCCGTGGCCTTCATAATCTTCCTCACGGTTAAGCCGCTGGAAAATATTAAAAATCCTGTCAAAATATTTAGGATCTATGCCAATGCCGTTATCAGAAACCGTGAATTGGTAAAAGCCTTTTAATTTTTTACAGCTGATTTCTATTTCAGGGGAAATATCTGGTTTACGGAATTTAATAGCATTGCTTATCAGGTTCTGGAACAGCTGGCTGAGTTCGGTTTCATAAGTATAGGCTTCCGGCATTTTGCCGTGAACTGTGATGATTGCATCAGCCTCCTGAATCATGTTTTGAAGGTCTTCTTTTACATTTTCAATAAGCCGCCCTACATTGGTAAGCGTCATTTTTTTATTGCGCCCGAGCCTGCCAAAATCAAGCAGGGATTTCACAATCCTGCTCATACGTTTAACCGTGCTTTTCACCGATGCGAGATGCATCTGCACTTCAGGATTGATTTCAGGGTAATCTTCCTCAATCATGTCAATGTAGTTAAGCACTGTTCTCAACGGTTCCTGCATGTCGTGTGACGATATGTAATTGAAATGTTCAAGTTCCTGGTTTTTAGACTGAAGCTCAAGCAGCTGGTCTTTAATTATTTTTTCATTTTGTTTCCTGTGGCTTACATCTATTAGTGTAACGAGTGTTGCAGGCTCATCTTGTATTGTAAGCGGGCATACGATAACTTCAACAGGAAATTCTGTACCGTTTTTGTTATGTGAATATAACTCTTCATCTCTCCCGAAAGTCATTATTTCTTTACTTTCCTGCACAAGTTTCTGCCGTGTGTGGTAAATCTCGTGAAACCTTTGAGGTATTAAAATGGAAAGCTGTTCACCCACCAATATTTCACGGCTGTAGCCAAACATTCTTTCAGCCTGTTTATTTACAAGCATTATTTTACCTTTTCCGTTTGTTTTGATAATGCTGTAAGGCGCAGAGTCAAGTATTATCTCTATATTTTCCTGGGCAGCCCTGTTTTTTGCTTCGTATTTATTTAAGGTAGCGGTGGTAAGCCATACAGATACGAGACTTATAATACAAAACACTACAATAAGCAGGGCAGTGCCAAATTCTACTTCAAAAAAATGATGTTTATGCGCTAAAAGCCTGATGTAGCCCGCTACCAATGTGGCGAAAAGTATCAGGAAAAAAGTTTTCTTGCCATAAGATGGCCAATCTGGTCTCCTGTAAAAATACCGGTAATCCCTATGGTTGGGTTAATAAAAGATGCACCAACCGAAAGCAATAAAAAGCCTATAGCGGAATAAATTGCCATGGCAGGGAAATATGTAAGGTTATAAAAACCCGGAACCTGGTAAATATGTCCTAAGAACACAATAAATGCAAAGAGTGTAATAATATGCAGAAGGCTTTGCGTAAATACTTTACGCTTACGATTATGGGCATTGTAAAATGCAGTCCCCAAAACTATGAAACATGCAGCTGTTTGAGGTGACATCTCAAGGATAAGGTTATTAATTAGAGGAATATTGATTTGATATTCAAGTAATATATCCTGTAATACAGATAATGCACCGCAAGTAATGATTGCTAATGATAAGATCTTTATAACACGAGTGGTTAATGGCGACTGCACACGCCTGAATAGCATAAGTAAAGTGACAGCACTTAAAATAAAACAGACTGCGGCATCTACAGCCATTGGCAAGTGGCCAAAATCTTCAGGTAAGAGAACTTGAGTTTTTAGCAGATGGCTGTGTATTATTACCCAGATGCACCAGGTAAAAATTATTAAACCTGAAAATAATATGAATTTTCCGTATTTGTTTTCGATAGGCATGGTAAAGGTCTAAACATTTACTAAAATATGAAAAATTTAATGACTATTTGTGATAATGAAAGTAAATATTGAATTATTATTATATTTTTTCACATATTAATTTGATTATTGAATAATAATGTATTTTCTGCATAAGTGTCAGTTTGTCATAATATGATGTCATATTTTTATATGGCATAAAGATTGTCTTATACATGCCGAAGATTAAGAACAAAACTTACAAACATAAATTTTAAAAAATGAGTAAAATAATCGGAATTGACTTAGGTACCACCAACTCATGTGTAGCCGTTATGGAAGGTAATGAGCCAGTTGTAATACCTAATGCTGAAGGAAAAAGAACAACCCCGTCAGTAATTGCTTTTGTTGAAGGCGGGGAAATAAAAGTTGGTGACCCGGCCAAAAGGCAGGCAGTGACCAACCCGACTAAAACTATTGCATCGATAAAGCGTTTTATGGGTAACAAGTACTCTGAAAGCAGCAAAGAAGCAAGCAATGTACCTTACAGTGTTGTAAAAGGTGATAATGACACGCCGCGTGTAGATATCAACGGAAGGCTTTACACACCGCAGGAATTGTCTGCCATGACACTTCAGAAAATGAAGAAAACAGCTGAAGACTATCTGGGCACAACTGTAAGCGAAGCCGTTATTACTGTGCCCGCTTATTTTAACGATGCTCAGCGCCAGGCTACAAAAGAAGCCGGTGAGATTGCAGGCCTAAAAGTAAGGAGGATAATCAACGAGCCTACTGCGGCTGCATTGGCTTATGGCCTTGACAAAGCCGGTAAAGACCAGAAAATTGCAGTGTATGACCTTGGTGGCGGTACATTTGATATCTCTATCCTTGAATTGGGTGATGGCGTTTTTGAAGTACTTTCTACAAATGGTGATACCCACCTTGGGGGTGACGACTTTGACCAGGTGATCATTGACTGGCTTGCGAATGAGTTTAACAGTGAAGAAGGTGTTGACCTTAGGAAAGACCCTATGGCGCTGCAACGCTTGAAAGAAGCTGCTGAAAAAGCTAAAATTGAGCTTTCATCGTCAACACAAACTGAAGTTAACCTTCCATATGTAACAGCTACAGCTTCAGGCCCTAAGCACTTGGTAAAAACACTTACAAGGGCTAAGTTTGAGCAATTGGCTGATGAACTTGTAAAACGTTCTATGCTGCCATGCGAAAAAGCGCTTAAAGATGCGGGCCTTTCAAAATCAGACATCGATGAGGTTATCCTTGTAGGTGGTTCTACACGTATCCCAAGGATTCAGGAAGAGGTTGAGAAATTCTTCGGCAAAAAACCTTCAAAAGGTGTTAATCCTGATGAAGTTGTGGCGATAGGCGCTGCTATACAAGGTGGTGTACTTACAGGCGACGTTAAAGATGTACTGCTGCTTGACGTAACTCCGCTATCACTAGGTATTGAAACTATGGGTGGTGTTATGACAAAGCTTATCGAGGCTAACACAACTATCCCAACAAAAAAATCACAAGTGTTCTCTACAGCTGCAGATAACCAGCCGTCAGTTGAGATACACGTGCTTCAGGGAGAAAGGCCAATGGCTACCGACAACAAAACAATAGGACGTTTCCACCTTGACGGAATTCCGCCTGCACAGAGGGGTGTGCCACAAATTGAGGTAACGTTTGATATTGATGCCAACGGTATCATCAAAGTATCAGCTACAGATAAAGGTACAGGCAAATCACACGACATTCGTATCGAAGCTTCTTCAGGGCTTACCCAGGAAGAAATCGAAAGGATGCGTAAAGAAGCTGAGGCCAATGCTGATGCTGACAAAGCTGCAAAAGAAAGAGTGGAAAAGCTTAATGAGGCTGACTCTATGATTTTCCAAACCGAAAAGCAATTGAATGAGTTTGGCGATAAGCTAAGCGATGCCAACAAGCAGCCGATACAAACCGCGCTTGATGAGCTTAAGAAAGCTTATGAAACTAAAGATGTAGCGACTATACAGCCGGCGCTTGACAAGATAAACGAAGCTTGGAAAGCAGCATCTGAAGAAATATACAAAGCCCAGGCTGAAGGCCAGCAAGGCGGTGCACAACAGGCACAACCTGAAGGTAATGCTGAGCCACAAGGCGACAACGTACAAGATGTTGACTTTGAAGAAGTGAAGTAATCTTTAGATAAAGATGATAGATAAAAAACGCCCGGTGATTGCCGGGCGTTTTTTTTATTACTTTTCTTTAGGATAAGTCAGCTAAAATCTCCTTTTGGAGATTAAGGGGCTATCTTCAGCCCCAATACCTCAATATACCCTTTATTCTGGAAATTATTTTGATAGCGGGAGTTTTCAATAAACTGGTTTAAAGCATTCTGAACTTTTACCCTGTCCGGCATATTCTTGCGGATGTTCTCAAACGAACTACGGTCGCTTTCGGCATATTTAGTAATCAGCGGCCAGTCGGTAGGCTGGGCAAAATTCATGATGCCCTTGGTATTGTCCATCTTTTTATATGGCCAATAAGCCCAATGAATATTATTTTTCTCTAACAAAATCCTGAAATCACGCACCCATTCGTCTGTGTTTTCACCAGTCTCACCAATATATATAGGTACATTGTGCTTGTCGCGGAAATTTATATAATCCTGTACCGCACCCTGATTGATATCAAACCAGTATTTATGGAATTCATATACTATATTGTCATCAAGAATTTCTTCAAACACGCCAAAATCCCCTGCCCATATTGAACCGTTCAGGTATAGTGTATGCTTTTTGTCTACCGACCGTATATCCTTTACCATGCGTTTGTAAAGCAAGTGCAGCCTGTGGTTGTAATCAGGTATTTGTTCTTTAAAATAGTGCGCTAACGGCTCATTAATGATGTCGTAACCCAGAATAATAGGATCATCTTTGTATTTACCAGCAATCTTCATCCAGATGGCGCTCATTTCATCTTGTGCTGATTGGCTGAAGTAGAGCCAGGGGTAGCCATAGCTGTCGTCAATATTATCGCCTGTCTGCCCGCCGGGTGCACAATGCATATCGAGCAACACATACAGGTTTTCCTGCCGGCACCATTCAATAACACGGTCAAAATACTCAAAGCCGGCATTGCGCTTACCCATATACAAATCATTGGTAAAAAGCTTGTAATGAAAAGGCAGGCGAAGATGGTTACAGCCTATGCGCTTCAGGTACTTTATGTCATCATGAGTAATATAAGAGTCAAGGTATTTATGCCAGAATAAGGCCAGGCTGTCCGGACCGACCATCTCGTGGAGCAACTCATCAATCTTACGCGGTGAACTTACCTTACCCATCTTAAACATATAACCTTCAGGTACTAGCCAGTTGCCAAGGTTTGTACCTTTTAGCATTATAGGCTTTCCTTGGGGATTAAGAATGTTTTGTCCTTGTGTTTTAGAAATAGTGCCCGAGTATGAGGATTTTGTGGTGCTGCATGATGAGAATGCTATTAAAATTCCAAAGAACACATAGATGTAAAAGTTTTTCATAACCTGTATTAGTTGTATGACTCAATATTTTTATTTCGCAAAATTGTTCGTATCACACTAAACAACACATCAGTATTCCAATCTTCAAAATAATTATGTATACTGTTTATATCGCTCGGATTCTCTTTTGAATATATAGCGAAATATGTTGCATAACTATTCGTTCTCACACATTCCCAAGGGATGAATATTTCCTTTTGCCATACCGTACGATCAATTTTTATTATGATTCCGACATATGTAAAAACTACATTTCCAATGGAGAATTCAATCCCTGCAGAAAAAAGATTCAGGTAGCTGGAAACCATTTCTGAAAAATGATATTCCCATAGGTTTTCAAGGATATCAAGATAATTTTGATGTAGGCTTTTTACGTTTCTTCCGAAATACGATTTAAAATTTATTTTAAGGATTTCACCTTTAAAATTTTTAATCTCTATTATGTACTCACGCCCAAACGTAATGTGGTATTGCATCCAACTGATACCAAAACGATACTCGCTTATCTCTTCTTTAAAAAAAGTAGTGAAGGTTTCATTAATCCTATTCTTATTCTCAAAGGAAATCTCTTCACGGTTAATGATTAGCTTGCGGGGAATAGAATCGCTAATTCCTCGCTTTATGATAGCTTCAAAGGCAGACATGATGAACTACTCCTGCTCAGCCAGCAATTTCTTCGGGTCATACCCGAAAAGATGGTTTTGCTTGATAACTTCGGCAATACCTGCAGGGAGCATTTCTTCCCACCCTGATTTGCCTTTGCTAATCATTTTCAGCACTTCGCGCGAGAAGATGTCCAGGTTGTCTGCGTCAATATCTGTAAGGTCGATAACCTTTCCGTTGAATTTAAAGAACTTATACAATTCTTTCATACGCGGGTGCACCTTCAGGTTTTCAGAATCTATTACACTGCCGTCTTCATCTTTCATTGGGTAAAGGTAAACCTTAAGGTCGCGGTAAAACAGCTTACCAAAAGCTTCAAGTATGCCTCCGCTCAGGTGTCGGTAGTACTTCTCGTCAAAAATATCAATAAGATTGCTTACGCCCATAGCTAGGCCCATACGCGCCTTTGTGTAGCTTGAAAAGTATTCAACCACCTTGTAGTATTCCTGGAAGTTGGATATCATAACCGTTTGGCCAAGAGAACAAAGCAGTTCAGCTCTGTCCATAAAATCACGCTCATCAATTTCACCTTCAGAGCGAAGATTTGAAAGGGTAATTTCAAAAACTACAAGAGTCTTATCCTTATCAACCCGGTTTTCTTCAAGAAACATGGCAAGTGATTTCTCATACATATCCATGTTCACTTTTGTTACAGGCCTAAAGCTCCCACGCAGGGCAAGTATATTCTTTTTATAAAGCACGGCAGCCGGCAATACATTATGCCCGCTTGGGTCAAACATCACCGCATCGGTCATGCCGTTCTTTACAAGCTGAAGGCTCATGAGGCGGTTATCAACATCGGCAAATCGCGGCCCGGAAAAGTTAATGGTATCTATCTCAAGCTGGTCTTTGTCGAGATTGTCATATAAGTAGCGCAGTAGCTTTTTTGGGTCGTTGTATTTATAGAATGCACCATAAATAAGATTTACGCCAAGTATACCCAGTGTTTCCTGCTGCAGTTTCGCATCATTCTCACGGAAGCGGATGTGAAGCGTTATTTCATTATAGTCTTCATCAGGTTCTACCTGGTATTTTATGCCTACCCAACCGTGGCCTTTAAATTGTTTTGCAAAATCTATAGTAGCAACCGTATTGGCATAACTAAAGAAAACTTTGTGCGGGTGCTTGTCGCGCTTCAGTCTGCTTTCTATAAGCCTCACTTCGTGCGACAGCATCTTTTTCAGCCTGCTTTCAGTAACATAGCGGCCGTCTTCCTCCACACCATAAATAGCATCGCTGAAATCTTTATCGTAAGCCGACATTGCCTTGGCGATGGTTCCGCTTGAGCCGCCCGCCCTGAAGAAATGCCTAACAGTTTCCTGCCCGGCGCCAATCTCGGCAAAGGTGCCGTAGATATTCTCATTCAGATTTATTCGCAGCGCTTTATCTTTAATAGACGGTATGTGCTCAATTATTCTGTCGCCTTTGAGGGTAATATCAGTGTCTTTTAATTTCATAGCAGCAATGTGGTTATATGCAAAGTTAACAAAACAGGCCGTTTGGTGAAACATAATTATTCTATTTTTGTAAAAAAAGCGGCTGTGTTTAAAGTATGGTTTTTAGGAACGGGAACATCCCAGGGTATCCCGGTAATCGGGAGCAATCACCCTGTTTGCCTTAGTGCCGACCCCCGCGATAAACGCCTGCGCGTGTCGGTATGGATGCAATGGGAGGGAGGCAGTTATGTGATTGACTGTGGGCCCGATTTCCGCCAGCAGATGCTTGCCTCTGGCTGTGACAGGCTTGACGGAATACTATTCACCCATGAGCATAGTGACCATACAGCAGGATTAGACGATATACGCCCTTTTTTCTTTCGCCAGGGTGATATACCTGTTTATGCGGCTGAGCGTGTACTACAAAGCCTTAAAAAGCGTTTTGACTATATCTTTAATGATGAAGATAAGTATCCCGGCGCACCATCGGTTGATGTGTGCGAGGTTGAAAAACAATAAGCCATTCAGTATTGCAGGAAAAACCGTAATACCAATACTTGCATGGCACGGTACATTGCCAGTGCTGGCTTACAGGATTGAAGATTTTGCATACATGACCGATGTAAAATTTATTGATGATAATGAGGTTGAAAAACTTAAAGGGGTAAAGGTGCTGGTTGTGAGCGCGCTGCGTATAGAACCGCATGAAAGCCATTTTAACCTTGCTGAAGCCCTGGAACTGATTGATAAAGTAAGGCCTGAAAGAGCATATCTTACCCATATAAGCCATATGATGGGATTTCATGCTGAAGTTGCAGATAAACTGCCGGAAAATGTATATTTGGCCTACGATAATTTAGAAATAACCATATAAGATGAAAAAGAACCTATACCTGTACCTTTTCATATTTTCGCTGCTGCTAAACGTATTTACATATATGTACTTTACAAACAAGCAAAAGGCTGAAGACGCGCGTATTGCAAAAATGCAGCTATCTGTAAAGAAAGCCCAGGACAGCCTGGCCGCCGTAGCCCAAAATGCCGGGGAAGCAGGTCTGTTTTCACTGAAAGGCAACGACAATGCGATGGATTATTTTTATGAATATAATATCGACAGCCTTTCAACCAAGATAATTGATGGGGTGAAAGAGGGTAATGCTGTAAAGACAGGCAACAAACTTGTAGGTTACGAGCCCATAAATGATAAACCATGGCTAATAAGCAATGTACAGGTGCTTAATAACCGATGGATTATTGCAGACTACAGCAACGGCACAGCCTGGGGAGATGTACTGATACGCTATTTTGTTGATGATAAAGGCAAAATAAGTTATGAAACAATACAGACAAACCTGTATGCCGAAACTGTACGATAATAAATATTTTGTAACTTTAGGCTCCTTAAAAAATCCATCTATGAAGAAGCTATACCTGCTGGCAGTATTGGCTGTAGGCTTTGTATCATGCGATTATATCCTGAAAGACAGGGATGACAGTAACGGGGAGGTAAGGACCGATACCGTTGTAGCTGTTGGCAATGATAAAGATGCACAAGGCTGTGTAACATCAGCCGGGTATAGGTGGAGCGACCTTAAGCGCGAGTGTGTGCGTGTTTATGATGTTGGCTATAGGCTAAATTCTATTGATGAGCTTGAAGAAGACGGCAGCATGTACAGCGCTTTTGTATTGTTTGAAGATGAAGGTGACAGGGCCGAACTTTTCCTGCCGGATGGCTCTAAATCAATAATGCTGAAGCGTGAGGGCAAAGATAAGCCTTATGTAAACAACCGCTGGCAGCTTACCCCGGGCAAAGGCTACCGCCTGAGCAAAAGCGGAACTGTATTATACGCCGGCGCACCTACCGTTGAAAAGCTTGTAACAGGTAGCGATAACCCGGAGAATTAGATTCAATATATAAAAAGCCGCTTATCGCGGCTTTTTTTAATTCACACTCTTGAAGAATGCCGGGGCATTGCCGTAAATCGGTGTTTTACCGTCCCACTTTTCAATAAACTGCTGTTGGATAAGCAAGGGGTTTAGCGACATCTTTCGCAGTTCATTTGCTTTGGCTTCCGCTTCAGCCTGTACAATAAGCTTTCGGGCTTCCGCCTGGGCTATCTTTAGCTCATTTTCCACACGCATAGCCTGTTGTACAGCAGCGTTTTTAGCGTTAATTGCCTGCGTAATTGTTTCGGGGTATTGTATACCGCTGGTCATTTGTTCAAGTAAAAAGCCCTCTTTATCAAGCAGATTACCCATATTGCTCTGTATCGCAAATTCAAATTTCTCGCGATTACTAATGATGCTGTCGGTGGTATATTTATTAAACTCAATCCGGAATGCGTCTTTAATGTAATTGAACAAAGTGGTTTCTGTAATCTCTTTAATATCCTTACGATACTTCTTAAATATTATTGGGCTGTGGCCGTCTTTTACCTTAAATGAGAGCGTAGGGTCAACCGTAAAAACCGAACCGTCTTTTGCATTTACGGTAAAAGCCTGGTAGTTTATTGTCTGCACATAG
This genomic interval carries:
- a CDS encoding TonB-dependent receptor, with product MKLKDTDITLKGDRIIEHIPSIKDKALRINLNENIYGTFAEIGAGQETVRHFFRAGGSSGTIAKAMSAYDKDFSDAIYGVEEDGRYVTESRLKKMLSHEVRLIESRLKRDKHPHKVFFSYANTVATIDFAKQFKGHGWVGIKYQVEPDEDYNEITLHIRFRENDAKLQQETLGILGVNLIYGAFYKYNDPKKLLRYLYDNLDKDQLEIDTINFSGPRFADVDNRLMSLQLVKNGMTDAVMFDPSGHNVLPAAVLYKKNILALRGSFRPVTKVNMDMYEKSLAMFLEENRVDKDKTLVVFEITLSNLRSEGEIDERDFMDRAELLCSLGQTVMISNFQEYYKVVEYFSSYTKARMGLAMGVSNLIDIFDEKYYRHLSGGILEAFGKLFYRDLKVYLYPMKDEDGSVIDSENLKVHPRMKELYKFFKFNGKVIDLTDIDADNLDIFSREVLKMISKGKSGWEEMLPAGIAEVIKQNHLFGYDPKKLLAEQE
- a CDS encoding prohibitin family protein; amino-acid sequence: MKSKIVYAVSAFFIFIIMLVMFNSCNERIDAGYEGILVKLYGSDKGVQDVSLVTGRVWYNPLTEDVHEFPTYVQTINYQAFTVNAKDGSVFTVDPTLSFKVKDGHSPIIFKKYRKDIKEITETTLFNYIKDAFRIEFNKYTTDSIISNREKFEFAIQSNMGNLLDKEGFLLEQMTSGIQYPETITQAINAKNAAVQQAMRVENELKIAQAEARKLIVQAEAEAKANELRKMSLNPLLIQQQFIEKWDGKTPIYGNAPAFFKSVN